The genomic segment GCCGTCGTCCTCCATCGCGCTTTCGAGCTCGCGCAGGCGCGCAACGAGGGCATCCGTCGAGCCGATGCCGGGCCACACGCGCCCCGCAGGATCGGTCCGGTCGTAATGGCCGACATAGGGGTAGCGCCAGATGCCGCCGGCCATGACATGGGCGTGGGCCTCGATGAGGCCGGGCAGCATGATCTTGTCGGCATAGCGGTCGTCGACCGCGGCCTCTCCCCAGCCCTCTGCACAGTCGGGGCCGCCGACGGCAAGCACGAGACCGTCGCGGACCGCGACATGGGTCGCCTCGGGGCGATTGGGATCCATGGTGAGGATTTTTTTCGCCCGAAACAGCGATATTCTGGACATTGAGAGCCTCCGCCGGAGATGGCGGGCGGTAGCTTGACCCGGCGTCGCCTCCTGCGTCAAGCTGAGAGAAGGCGTTGACAGCGCGAGCCGGGGACGCGTTAATTCAAGCCTAAACGGATGGCAGTGGCGAGCCATGCGAATGAGACGGGATATCTCAATTCCCGCATCCAAAGAACGAAGCCGCAAACAGAGGGGTGACAACATGAAACGGTGGACGAAGCGGGAGTTTCTCGTGGCCTCTGCCTCCACGCTCGCGCTCCCGCTCGGGGCGTCCGTGCTGGGCAAGGCCGCCTACGGGCAAGGCAAATCTGTACTTCGCGTGATTCCCCATGCGGATCTGAAGAACCTCGATCCGATCTGGACCACGGCCTATATCACGCGCAACCACGGCTATCTCATCTACGACACGCTGTTCGCGATGGATGAGGACTTCAAGCCGCAGCCGCAGATGGTCGATAGCTGGACCGTCTCCGACGACAAGAAGACCTGGACGTTCACGCTGCGCGAGGGTCTGAAGTTCCACGACGGCGCGCCAGTGAAGGCTGAGGATTGCGTCGCCTCGCTCAAGCGCTGGGGCGCGCGCGACGGCATGGGCCAGCAGCTCATGAACGTCACCGACAGCCTCGAGGCGGTCGACGACCGCACCTTCGAGATGAAGCTCTCGGTACCCTACGGTCTCGTTCTGGAGTCGATCGGCAAGATCTCCTCCAACGTGCCCTTCATGATGCCGAAACGCGTCGCGGAGACCGATCCCTTCGAGCAGATCAAGGACTATACGGGCTCCGGACCCTTCCGGTTCGTGTCGGAGGAGTGGACGCCGGGCTCGAAGGTCGTCTACGAGAAATTCGAGGACTATGTCCCGCGCGACGAGCCGCCCTCGGCGGCCGCGGGCGGCAAGGTCGCCAAGGTCGACCGGGTGGAGTGGCTCTACTTCCCCGACCAGACCACGGCCATGAACGCGCTGCTGGCCGGCGAGGTGGACTATTTCGAGCAGCCGGCGAACGATCTGACCCCGATCCTGGAGAGCAATCCGGACATCACGGTGGAGGTGAACGACCCGCTCGGCAATATCGGCTTCGCGCGGTTCAACCACCTCCTGCCGCCGTTCAACGATCCGGAGGTCTGCCGCGCCGCGATCATGGCGATGAAGCAGGAAGACTACATGGCCGCCGGCGTCGGCGACCAGAAGTACTGGAACACCTGCTTCTCCGTCTATCCCTGCGGCACGCCCAATGCGAGCGAGGTCGGTTCCGACGTCATGAAGGTCGGCGATCCCGCCAAGGCCAAGGAGGCGCTCGCCAAGACCAGCTACGACGGCACGCCCGTCGTGATCATGCAGCCGACCGACATTCCGCTCCTGTCGGCCTTCTCGCTGGTGACGGCGGAAGCCTTGCGCAAGGCGGGCTTCAAGGTCGAGATGCAGGCGATGGACTGGTCCACGCTCACCTCGCGCCGGGCCAGCCGCGAGCCGGTCGACAAGGGCGGCTGGAACATGTTCCACACCTGGTGGATCGGCGCCGACGTGATCGATCCCATGTCGATCGCGTTCTCCGGCGATCCCGAGAAGGGCTGGTTCGGCTGGGCCTCCGACGAGGAGCTGGAGGAGGCCCGCAAGGCCTATCCCCTCGCCAAGACCGAGGAGGAGAAGCTGGCGGCGGCGCACAAGGTCCAGGAACGTCTCTGGGCCATCGGCGCATCGGGCCATCTCGGCCAGTTCTTCGTGCCGGTCGCCTACAGCAAGAAAGTCTCCGGCCTGATCCGCTCGCCGGTCCAGTTCTTCTGGAACCTGTCCGTTTCGTGACCCATGAACCCTCGCCCGGCCGCTCCCCGAGGGGCGGCCGGGCAGGCGGAAAGACGGGCTAGATGCTGCGATACATTCTCATGCGCGTGCTCGCGACCGTGCCCGTGATGGCGGTCGTGGCGCTCTTCGTGTTCCTTATGCTGCGCCTTTCGCCGGGCGATCCGGCCTCCGTCATCGCCGGCGACTACGCCACCGCGGAGGACATTGCCCGGATTCGCGAGCAACTCGGGCTGAACGACCCGATCCCGCAGCAGTTCCTCACCTGGATCGGCGTGTTGCTCCAGGGGGATCTGGGCACGTCGATCTTCACCAACCTGCCCGTGACAACGCTGATCGCGCAGCGCATCGAGCCAACGCTCATGCTGTCGCTGACAACCATCGTGTTCTCGGTCCTCGTCGCGGTCCCGCTCGGTGCCGTGGCGGCCTGGAAATCGGGCAGCCTGATCGACCGGTTCGTGATGCTGTTCTCCGTGGCGGGCTTCTCGGTGCCGGTCTTCGTGCTCGGCTATGTGCTGATCTATGTCATCTCCATGAAGCTCAACCTGTTGCCGGTGCAGGGCTACCGAAGTCCCGCCGACGGTCTCGGCCCCTTCTTCGCCCATATCGCGCTGCCGACCATGACGCTGAGCGTGATCTTCATCGCGCTGATCGCGCGCATGACGCGGGCCTCCGTGATCGAGGTTCTGCAGGAGGACTATGTGCGCACCGCCCGCGCCAAGGGGCAGAACGAGTTCACCATCCTGATCCGCCACGCGCTCGCCAATGCCGCCGTACCGATCGTGACGGTCATCGGCATCGGCATCGCGCTCCTGATCGGCGGCGTGGTGGTGACCGAGAGCGTCTACAACATTCCGGGCCTCGGGCGTCTCGTGCTCGACGCGGTGCTGGCGCGCGACTATCCGATCATCCAGGGGCTGATCCTGTTCTTCAGCTTCGTCTACATCGTCATCAACCTCCTGATCGACATCAGCTATTCCTTCTTCGACCCGAGGATCCGCTACTGATGGCCCTTGCGAAGGACACTGCCGAAGAGGAGGGCGTGGTGGGCGCCCGGCGCGAGAAGAGCGCACTCGGCCTCGTGCTGGCCCACCGCGGCGTCCTCATGGGCGGCGGGCTGCTGCTCGCAATGGTGCTCGTCGCCATTGTCGGCCCCAACTTCACCTCCGATCCCATGGCGCTGAACCCCACCCAGAGGCTGAAACCGCCCTCCATGGAACTCTGGTTCGGCACCGACTTTCTGGGCCGCGATGTCTTCGCCCGGGTCGTGTCGGGCGCCAGGGTCTCCCTCGTCGTGGGCGTGGCCGTGGCTGCCGTCGCGGTGGCGATCGGCCTGTTCCTCGGCATGATCGCGGGCTATATCCGCGCGCTCGACGCGCCGATCATGCGCATCATGGACGGGCTCATGTCGATCCCCGGCATCCTGCTCGCCATCGCGCTCGTCTCGCTGTCGGGCGCGACGCTCATGACGGTGATCGTCGCCATCGTGGTGCCGGAGATCCCGCGCGTGGTGCGCCTCGTCCGCTCGGTCGTGCTGACGGTGCGCGAGGAACCCTATGTGGAGGCGGCGATCGCGGCGGGCACGCGCACGCCGCTCGTCATGACCCGCCATATCCTGCCCAACACGATCGCGCCGCTCATCGTCCAGGCGACCTATATCTGCGGCTCGGCGATGCTGCTGGAGGCCATTCTCGGCTTCCTCGGAGCGGGCATCCCGCCTGAGATCCCGAGCTGGGGCAACATCATGTCGGAGGGGCGGACCTATTTCCAGATCAGCCCATGGATCATCTTCTATCCCGGCATCGCGCTGGCGATCACCGTGCTGGCGGTCAATGTGATGGGCGACGGGCTGCGCGACACGCTCGACCCGAGAATTGCGAGGAAGATGTGAGCGAGCCGGTTCTCGATATTCGCGGTCTGACCGTGGAGCTGCCCAAGGGCGCCGACCGGCGCTATGCGGTGGACGATGTGCGCTTTTCCGTGGATGCCGGAGAGCTCGTCTGCGTGGTGGGCGAGTCCGGTTCGGGCAAGTCGGTCACCGCCTTCACGGTGATGGGGCTGAACCCGCCGCGCGCGCTGAAGCCGGTCGCCGGCGAGGTCATGGTCCAGGGCATCGACGTTCTGAAGCAGTCGACACGGGCCATGCGCCGGCTGCGCGGCGAGAAGATGGCGATGATCTTCCAGGAGCCGATGACGGCGCTGAACCCGGTCATCAAGGTCGGCGAGCAGATCAGCGAGATGCTGGAGATCCACACCGACCTCTCGCCGTCGGACCGCCGCAAGCGCGTGCTGGAGACCATGGGGGACGTGAACCTCCCGGAGCCGGAGAAGCTCTATCACTCCTATCCCCATCAGCTCTCCGGCGGCCAGCGCCAGCGCATCATGATCGCCATGGCGCTGACCCTCGAACCGGCGCTTTTGATCGCCGACGAGCCGACCACAGCGCTCGACGTGACGACGCAGGCCCAGATCCTGAGGCTCGTGAAGGACATCCAGCGCCGCCACGGCATGGGCGTGCTGTTCATCACCCACGATTTCGGTGTGGTCGCCGAGATCGCCGACCGGGTGGTGGTGATGCGCGACGGGCGCATCGTGGAGCAGGGGCCGGCAAGCGAGGTGCTCAATGCGCCCAAGGACCCTTATACCCAGATGCTGATGGCCGCCGTGCCGAGCCTTACCCCGCCGGAGCGCCCCGAGCCCAAGCCCGCCGATCCGGCGCTGGAGGTGAAGGGGCTCAACAAGGTCTATGGTAGCACGGGCTGGTTCTCCTCCGGCCGGCTGGTGCATGCCGCCCAGGATGTCGAGCTCACCGTCCGTCCCGGCGAGACCCTTGGCGTGGTCGGCGAATCCGGCTCGGGCAAGTCGACGGTCGCGCGCTGCGTGGTGCGGCTGGTCGATCCCACATCGGGCACCGTGCTCATCAATGGCGAGGACGTCGCGCGCCTCGACGAGCGCAGGTTGAGGCCGCACCGGCGCGATATCCAGATCGTCTTCCAGGACCCGTACCGCTCGCTCAATCCGCGCCGCACGGTGGGCCAGTCCATCGTCGAGGGGCCGATGAATTTCGGCATGAGCGCGGAGAAGGCGCTCGCCAATGCGCGCGAGCTGATGACGGTGGTGGGGCTGTCGCCCGACGCGCTCGACCGCTTCCCCCACCAGTTCTCCGGCGGCCAGCGCCAGCGCATCTGCATCGCCCGTGCGCTCGCCATGGAACCGAAGGTGCTGATCGCCGACGAGGCGGTCTCCGCCCTCGACGTCTCCGTGCAGGCCCAGGTGCTCGACCTGCTCGCCGATATCCGCCAGCGCTTCGATCTGGCCATGCTGTTCATCACCCACGACCTGCGCGTCGCCGCCCAGATCTGCGACCGCATCATGGTCATGCGCCACGGCCAGGTGGTCGAGCAGGGCCTGACGCGCGAGGTCTACGGCCATCCCCAGCACGACTATACCCGCGCACTGCTCGCAGCCGCGCCGGGCCGGGAGACGCGCTTCGCGGGGACGGCGGCCTGACCTCAGGCCCATCTAACGAGACTTTCCCGCCTTTCGTCATTCCCGCGAAAGCGGGGACGCATGAGCGGACTCGGAGAGATGGATCCCCGCTTTCGCGGGGACGACGAACAAAGGAACCGCGAGGGCAACCAAAGAATCGCGACACCGTTGGGTTCCGCAAACGAGTCCCGGGACGACGCTTTCTTCTCAATTCCAGCCGTGCCTGCCGCTCAGACCGTGCTCATTCCCATCCGGCCGGCGATGCGGCCCATCTGGCGGAACGCCGGCGACAGGATGGTGAACGGGTGTTTCGGGCCGGGTGCGCAAGGGCTTAAGCTCGCGCTCTTTCGTGAACCGATTCGCCCGAGGAGAATGCCTGCCATGAGATCCTTCATCCGTATCGCCGCGCCTGCAGCCCTGTTCGCGCTCGTCACTGTCGAGCCCGCAAGCGCCCATGTCGGGGCGGGCTCCACCTCCTCCTTCGCCGCGGGGCTTACCCATCCGCTGGGCGGGCTGGACCATATCCTCGCCATGGTCGCTGTCGGCCTGTGGGCGGCGCTCAAGGGCGGGCGGGCCCTGTGGGTCTGGCCGTGCGCCTTTGTCGGCGTCATGCTCGTCGGCGGCGCGCTGGGCATGGCAGGCATGCCGCTGGCCTTCGTCGAGCCGGGCATTCTCGCCTCCATCGTTGCGCTCGGCATTCTCGTCGCGCTCGCCGTCGACCTGCCGGTGGCGGCCGGCGCGGTTCTCATCGGTGTCTTCGCCCTGTTCCATGGCCACGCCCATGGCATGGAAGCCCCGGCCGCCGGAACGGCGCTGCTCTATGCCGCGGGCTTTGCGCTCGCCACCGCGGGCCTGCACGGGGTTGGCGTCCTGTTCGGGCTCGTCTCGCGCGATGCGCTGTGGCGCAATGTGATCCGCGGCGCGGGCGCCGCGACGGCGGCGGCAGGTCTCGCGCTGGCCGTCGTTTGAGGGGCTTGCCTATCCGCGGCGCCGTGCAGGGACCGGCGCCGCGGGAGCAAGGGCTCAGATCGCGTTCTTCCCCATCTGGTCGGCGATGTAGTCGGCCTGGCGGATCGCCAGCGCCACGATGGTGAGCGTCGGGTTCTCCGCGCCGCCGGTCGTGAACTGGCTGCCGTCGGAGACGAACAGATTGTCGATGTCGTGGGCCTGGCCGTGGCGGTTGACCACACCGTCGGCCGGCTTCTCGCTCATCCGGTTGGTGCCCAGATTGTGGGTCGACGGGTAGGGCGGCGTGTGGAAGGTCCGCGTCGCGCCGACCGCGTCGTAGAGCGCCGATCCCTGCCGGTAGGCATGCTGGCGCATGGCCTTGTCGTTGTCATGGTCGTTGAAGTTGACATTGGGCGCCGGCAGGCCGAACTGGTCCTTCTCGCTGGGATGGAGTGTGATGGCGTTGCCTTCCTGGGGCATGTCCTCGCCGACGATCCACATGCCGGCCATGTTGGCATACATGTCGAGCGCGCTGGAGAAGGACCGCCCCCAGGCGCCCGGATCGAGGAAGGCCGCCATGAAGGGCAGGCCGAGCGACAGGGTCTCGAACTCGTAGCCGCCGACGAAGCCGCGGCTCGGGTCGAGCTTCGCCTCGTCCTGGATGATGCCGGCCATGGTCGTTCCGCGATACATGTGCACCGGGCGCTCGAAGATGCCGTAGATCGAGCCCGTCATGTGGCGCATGTAGTTACGCCCCACCTGGCCGGACGAGTTGGCGAGCCCGTCGGGGAACATGGAGGAGGCGGAGTTCAGGAGCAGGCGCGGGCTCTCGATGGAGTTGCCAGCGACCGCCACGATCCGCGCCTTCTGGCGATGCTGGTTGCCATCCTTGTCGGCATAGACGACACCCGTCACCTTGCCGTTCGCGCCGTGCTCGATCTGGAGCACCTGCGCATCGGAGCGGACCTCCAGATTGCCGGTCTCCTCGCCCTTGGGGATCTCTGTATAGAGCGTCGACCATTTCGCGCCCGACTTGCAGCCCTGGAAGCAGAAGCCGATCTGCAGGCAGGAACCGCGGTCGTCGCGGGGCTCGGAGTTGATCGCCATGTGGCCGGTATTGCAGGTCTTGTAGCCGAGCAGGTCCGCGCCCTTCTTCATGACCTTGAAGTTGTTGTTGCCCGGCAGGCCCGGAATGCCGTTCGTCCGGGTCACGCCCATCTTGTCCTCGGCCTTGGCGTAATAGGGCTCCATCTCCTCCAGCGTGACCGGCCAGTCGAGGAGGTTGGCGCCGGGCACCGCACCGTAATGGGTGCGCGCCTTGAACTCGTGCGGCTGGAAGCGCAAGGAGGCGCCGGCCCAGTGGACGGTCGAGCCGCCGACTGCCTTGACGATCCAGGCCGGCAGGCCCGGAAAGTCCTTGTGGACGCGCCAGCTGCCCGAGGTGGTGCGCTTGTCGAGCCAGGACAGCTGGGTGAAGGCGGCCCATTCGTCATTGACGAAATCGCCAATATCGTGCCGTGCGCCCGCCTCCAGGACGACCGTCTTGATGCCCTTCTGGGCGAGCTCGTTGCCAAGCGTTCCGCCGCCCGCGCCGGAGCCGACGATGACGACGACGCTGTCGTCGTTCAGATCGAATTTCGCAGCCATCTTTCCCTCCCCCTTCAGACCTGGTCGAGCCAGTCGATATCGTCGAAGCCGCGGTGGAGATAGCCGCCATAGGACGCGCTCTCGCCCTCATAGCCGAAGATCGCCCAGACCTCCTTCTGATTGTAGAGGCCCGTGATCATGTGGCCGCGCACGGTCTGGAAGAACGGGCTCTCCTGCATGTCGGAGAGGATCGCCACGCGGTCGGCCTCCCAGGCGACATCGGCGTAGTTGCGGCCCTGCCGGCCCTGTGCCGCCTCGTTAAGCCCCGTCGCGCCATCCTCCAGGAGGGTCTGGAGCCCCGCATCCTCCCTGGCCTTGGCGTCGAGGCCGGTAATGGCGATGGCGTAGTACTTGTCCGCCAGCCGGTCATGGGGATAGAGATCGCGGGCCATCTGGACGAGGGTCGCGAAGGTCTCCGGCTTCAGGGCATCCGCAGTGGCCGCCCAAGCCCCGTTCGCGCCCGCGATCATGCCGCCCGGCAGAACGGTCATCGCGACAAGGCCCACGCCGCCCGAGGCGATAAGCCCGCGCCGCGTGACCGTCACGCGCTTGTCGATCAGTCTCATTGTCGTTTCCTCCTTGGTTCTTGTTGGGCCCGTTTTCGGGCCTCGTCGTTGCCTGCGCGGGGCAGGCGGATCAGGTGTAGCGGCCGTGCCTCTGGAGCACCTCGATCTTGTATCCGTCGGGATCGGTGACGAAGAAGAAGCGGGCCATGAGCGCGCCGTCGCGGTGGAACTCCTTGATCGGCGTGGGGCCAAGCCCGAGTTCCTCGAAACGGGCGTGCTCGGCGTCGAGATCGGCGACGGAGCAGGCGAGATGGCCGTAGCCCGTG from the Kaustia mangrovi genome contains:
- a CDS encoding ABC transporter substrate-binding protein, whose amino-acid sequence is MKRWTKREFLVASASTLALPLGASVLGKAAYGQGKSVLRVIPHADLKNLDPIWTTAYITRNHGYLIYDTLFAMDEDFKPQPQMVDSWTVSDDKKTWTFTLREGLKFHDGAPVKAEDCVASLKRWGARDGMGQQLMNVTDSLEAVDDRTFEMKLSVPYGLVLESIGKISSNVPFMMPKRVAETDPFEQIKDYTGSGPFRFVSEEWTPGSKVVYEKFEDYVPRDEPPSAAAGGKVAKVDRVEWLYFPDQTTAMNALLAGEVDYFEQPANDLTPILESNPDITVEVNDPLGNIGFARFNHLLPPFNDPEVCRAAIMAMKQEDYMAAGVGDQKYWNTCFSVYPCGTPNASEVGSDVMKVGDPAKAKEALAKTSYDGTPVVIMQPTDIPLLSAFSLVTAEALRKAGFKVEMQAMDWSTLTSRRASREPVDKGGWNMFHTWWIGADVIDPMSIAFSGDPEKGWFGWASDEELEEARKAYPLAKTEEEKLAAAHKVQERLWAIGASGHLGQFFVPVAYSKKVSGLIRSPVQFFWNLSVS
- a CDS encoding ABC transporter ATP-binding protein codes for the protein MSEPVLDIRGLTVELPKGADRRYAVDDVRFSVDAGELVCVVGESGSGKSVTAFTVMGLNPPRALKPVAGEVMVQGIDVLKQSTRAMRRLRGEKMAMIFQEPMTALNPVIKVGEQISEMLEIHTDLSPSDRRKRVLETMGDVNLPEPEKLYHSYPHQLSGGQRQRIMIAMALTLEPALLIADEPTTALDVTTQAQILRLVKDIQRRHGMGVLFITHDFGVVAEIADRVVVMRDGRIVEQGPASEVLNAPKDPYTQMLMAAVPSLTPPERPEPKPADPALEVKGLNKVYGSTGWFSSGRLVHAAQDVELTVRPGETLGVVGESGSGKSTVARCVVRLVDPTSGTVLINGEDVARLDERRLRPHRRDIQIVFQDPYRSLNPRRTVGQSIVEGPMNFGMSAEKALANARELMTVVGLSPDALDRFPHQFSGGQRQRICIARALAMEPKVLIADEAVSALDVSVQAQVLDLLADIRQRFDLAMLFITHDLRVAAQICDRIMVMRHGQVVEQGLTREVYGHPQHDYTRALLAAAPGRETRFAGTAA
- a CDS encoding ABC transporter permease — encoded protein: MALAKDTAEEEGVVGARREKSALGLVLAHRGVLMGGGLLLAMVLVAIVGPNFTSDPMALNPTQRLKPPSMELWFGTDFLGRDVFARVVSGARVSLVVGVAVAAVAVAIGLFLGMIAGYIRALDAPIMRIMDGLMSIPGILLAIALVSLSGATLMTVIVAIVVPEIPRVVRLVRSVVLTVREEPYVEAAIAAGTRTPLVMTRHILPNTIAPLIVQATYICGSAMLLEAILGFLGAGIPPEIPSWGNIMSEGRTYFQISPWIIFYPGIALAITVLAVNVMGDGLRDTLDPRIARKM
- a CDS encoding Twin-arginine translocation pathway signal — encoded protein: MRLIDKRVTVTRRGLIASGGVGLVAMTVLPGGMIAGANGAWAATADALKPETFATLVQMARDLYPHDRLADKYYAIAITGLDAKAREDAGLQTLLEDGATGLNEAAQGRQGRNYADVAWEADRVAILSDMQESPFFQTVRGHMITGLYNQKEVWAIFGYEGESASYGGYLHRGFDDIDWLDQV
- a CDS encoding HupE/UreJ family protein yields the protein MRSFIRIAAPAALFALVTVEPASAHVGAGSTSSFAAGLTHPLGGLDHILAMVAVGLWAALKGGRALWVWPCAFVGVMLVGGALGMAGMPLAFVEPGILASIVALGILVALAVDLPVAAGAVLIGVFALFHGHAHGMEAPAAGTALLYAAGFALATAGLHGVGVLFGLVSRDALWRNVIRGAGAATAAAGLALAVV
- a CDS encoding ABC transporter permease — protein: MLRYILMRVLATVPVMAVVALFVFLMLRLSPGDPASVIAGDYATAEDIARIREQLGLNDPIPQQFLTWIGVLLQGDLGTSIFTNLPVTTLIAQRIEPTLMLSLTTIVFSVLVAVPLGAVAAWKSGSLIDRFVMLFSVAGFSVPVFVLGYVLIYVISMKLNLLPVQGYRSPADGLGPFFAHIALPTMTLSVIFIALIARMTRASVIEVLQEDYVRTARAKGQNEFTILIRHALANAAVPIVTVIGIGIALLIGGVVVTESVYNIPGLGRLVLDAVLARDYPIIQGLILFFSFVYIVINLLIDISYSFFDPRIRY
- a CDS encoding GMC family oxidoreductase; this translates as MAAKFDLNDDSVVVIVGSGAGGGTLGNELAQKGIKTVVLEAGARHDIGDFVNDEWAAFTQLSWLDKRTTSGSWRVHKDFPGLPAWIVKAVGGSTVHWAGASLRFQPHEFKARTHYGAVPGANLLDWPVTLEEMEPYYAKAEDKMGVTRTNGIPGLPGNNNFKVMKKGADLLGYKTCNTGHMAINSEPRDDRGSCLQIGFCFQGCKSGAKWSTLYTEIPKGEETGNLEVRSDAQVLQIEHGANGKVTGVVYADKDGNQHRQKARIVAVAGNSIESPRLLLNSASSMFPDGLANSSGQVGRNYMRHMTGSIYGIFERPVHMYRGTTMAGIIQDEAKLDPSRGFVGGYEFETLSLGLPFMAAFLDPGAWGRSFSSALDMYANMAGMWIVGEDMPQEGNAITLHPSEKDQFGLPAPNVNFNDHDNDKAMRQHAYRQGSALYDAVGATRTFHTPPYPSTHNLGTNRMSEKPADGVVNRHGQAHDIDNLFVSDGSQFTTGGAENPTLTIVALAIRQADYIADQMGKNAI